A segment of the Anopheles cruzii chromosome 2, idAnoCruzAS_RS32_06, whole genome shotgun sequence genome:
TGGTGGGTTTCGCGCCATCGCCCGATTTCGGTGAACGAAAAGGGTGGATAAACGGTGGGTTTCGCGCTCAAAATCTCTCGAACGATATTAACAAGAACAAGTGATTAGATCGCAGAATTCTAACTTTCAAATTTCTAAAGACCCATAGGAATCTAACACATCCAATAATGAACGCCGAATCGAGCCCGTCCGTGTGTCGTTGTTGTTCGACCGCACTCAGAGAAAGCACCGACCCGTCCATAGATCTGCTTAAATGTCCCGAAATTAATCGAATGCTTAAACAACTGTACCCTTCCAAGGTAGGCGCGATAAGGCTGACAACCCAATACGATATGCTAACTCCGTTAATCCATCTCGCATTTGGCAGGATGTTCCAGGCGACGAACACAAGCTGATCTGCATGGCGTGCTACCTGAATGCATTGGGTCATAGTAACTTCGTTGCGGAATATcgacaaaaacggaaaactttccgcATGAACCAGCTGGTGCTATACTCCCAGACATGTCCGTCTCCACCGCCACCTCTTGCCCAAACCCTGGTTgcggacgacgacaacaaaagtgatgatggcgatgagaACGCCAACACTGAGGAAATTTCGCCACAAATATCGGTTGAGAGCTCGGAGAACTTTCTCGGTTTTTCGGACCCAAACGACGTCCCGGACAACGAGGAACAGCCTACAACAGTAGAAGAGCCATCCAATGACGAAGTGGTCGCATCAGATCGTGCGTCGACTTCAACGAATGCCAAAAATGGTCCACCAATAATGGAACTACGACCGGTGTTGGTGGACTGCTTGAAAACACCAATGTATCTGGAATCTCTTGCACCGGTCACCGTTACCGTCGATCCGGCGCATCCAAAGATCACGCGATATCTTTGCGGTaaatgttttgccattttcgatcACCTGACTGGCCTGAGGGTACACGAGAAACATAACCGTTGCCACCTATCCTGCCGCTACTGCCTGACCCGATTGCGGGAGGGCAAAAAACATCGATGTGAACCGCAGGAAAAGTACGCACCGGTCCTACCGCTGGTGCGCGGCAATAGAAACCGCCGTCGGCGCTCTGAGGCCGCGGTCGATTTGACATCGTTTGACGAATCGACGGACCCCGATGACTCTTCGGACAGCGATGAAATGTAAAATGACACGTACATGACTGATTTGCTTAGTAAAACAACTTTACTCTCGTATCTTCGTGCTTTCCTTAACACCTATCACCGTTCGCCTTAAAACATACGCAGCAGCACTTGTCCCAGTTACTTCTCCAGTGGCGCATAGTTAAGCAGCTTTTCGATAAGATCCACATGGCccagcagcatccggcggcagcagtacCGTTTCAGTCCCAGTGCGTCCAGGGCATCACTACAGGGGGGAAAGTTAGAGCTTGCTGCCTTCTTTTTGGCCCTGTTCATATATTTCCGCTTACCCTTCGGTGTATTCGGCTTGCAGGAGGCCCAGATAGGCTTCCCACTTGTTGCCAATTACCTTGCCACAGGTAAAACAGCGCACCGGAATAATCATATCAAGTGGTTGGTGTGATTAACGAATCGCGTGGCGTCGACAAAAATTTGCAGCGTGCGGCCTACTGCGAAActgcgaaaataaacaatgcaCGTTCAGTTTGACAGTCACTTTGGCGCCAGTGTTGCCAGCAAAACATTTTCGCAAACATTCACAACCCCAAAAAGTCAGTTTGGTTCCCGGGGGTTTTATAAcatttcattgttttattagtttttaatCGCTTTCGTTGTGTTTCCCTTCATCGGTGTGCTTGTTGCTACACGTTCCATAACGTTCGATAATACATGTTTGCTGCGCGGACAGTGGTGTGTGTCCGTGTAAGCTAATACCAACGTCGTGTCCGAACTGTAGAGAATCCCCCGCCGGGGAATCGTTTTATTGTTCtaaatgtttttgattttattaaaattaaacttgAAAGTTATTCTCGGTTAATGGGGTTTGCCTGGTGTCCTTATATCGCTCATGTCTAATTATCCCACTCGCAGAAGGCTGAGAAGTCTCGACCCCCTTTCGCTTGCGCCCGGGCGCCTCACTGGTTAATAGGTTCGTTAAATGGTGGTTATCGACGGCACAGAACAATTCTCGCGCTCTTCTTTACTTTATCTTTATCCGTTTGCCTAATATCTTGCAATCAACTCATGCTTTATGTCTAACAATTATGCGctaaaagtaataaaaataaatatctttCCTGCTCTAGGCATTGGCTTCGCTAACACCATCACGCGGCCATCACAACAGTATCTCGTGCGTTCGCTTCACTCCCTAGTTCCCGCCAAACTATTTGCAGCACCCGTGCCTCTATCGGTTTTTGCTAAGAAAACGTCCCTATGGCAACCGAACGTAACATGCGgattgcgtgtgcgtgtgtgttagGACCATCGGGGTACCGTGGAGTATCTGGCACCCAAAATGGCCCCGTAACAAGCATCGAATCGCAACAACTTAAACACAGAAAACTGACGAATCGCGAAGCTTAGAGCCTTAACAAAAAGCAGTGCCCGGCGGGCACGTTAAAACAAGATCCGTTCGATGACGATCTCGTCGATCGCACACGGCAGCACCGAAAGAGGAAGCAAATTGGTGTAGAGGCGATCGTGAATGGTGTTAGGAGCGTTCGTACTCCGTCGTTTACTGTTTAGCATCGtcgatcggctgctgctgctgactagAGTTGGACGACGAGTGAGAGATTGACGTGTTCGAAGCGGACTTATCGGCGGCGTGCTGCTCGAGGCCGTTCATGCCAGCCTGGGGCGGATCTATTCCGTTAGCGGTGGCCTCGTTCCGGCCGGTAATGGAGCTGGAGCTGCCAAcgggtgccgccgcctccaGGGCCCCTGCTTCGGCCTTTTGCTCCAGCACCCCGATGCAGGTGGTTATGCTTCTGATTGCCGCCTTTCGGGACGACTTAATCTGCGGTTGATCGCCTACGTCGATCGAGTCCAGCTTTAGCAGATTCTGGGTCAACATCTCGTCCAGGTAGATGTACGTCTTGTCCTTTTTGCCCTCCTTGCTGCCCTTAAACTTTTCGACCAGATCGAAAATGGCCGTCACATCTTGCTGGATTCTCGAAATCTTACTGGTCGGATCATTAACCGGAGGCGGCGGCTTCGGACGGCTGTCGGGCTGATCGTAGCCCGTCATAGGTGGctgtggtgccggtggtgccgccTGCTGCGGCTCCGAATGGTATGCTGGCGGcgccggctgcggctgcggctgctgctgctggggatgCCTCTGGGGCGGAAACTGTTGGTGGTAGGTGGTGGACGGTTGTTGCGGTTGTTTgctatggtggtggtgggcctgGCTCGCACcagccgccgtcggtggcgacggtgtTTGCCTAGGAATCGAAGACCCGCGAGGCACGTTCGTGTTCATGTGGGGCACGTGGCTGGCCATGTCCGGAAACGGGGACGTCCGGCTGGCACCGGGCGATGGCTCACGCTTGAAGAACGGGGTGCTGaaagccgatcgcaccggtATATCGCGATCCCGATCGAAGATTGAGTTCTGCTTGAACAAATCGTCCGGCAACGAACTGTCACCCCCCGCGGATGGATGCGGCGgcacgtgtgcgtgtgatgATGGTTGGGCGGACGGGTGCGCCGACGATGGCTGCGACTTCGGACTCGTATTCAGCAGCGGCTCCGAACGGCCCTCGACATAGATGGGAATGTGCCGCActtggggctgctgctgtgaggACGACTCCTGCTGCGACGACATTCTGACGTTCGACTGCAACTTGTAACGCAACGAAAAGCCCCACAATTAACACCCCGTTTCTAACTCACCGGagtacacacacgcactcacacacacacacagagaaaagGACAGTCTTGGGTGTTTCTTACGCGAAATGGAACAATCCTTCCGAGGTTCCGGTGGTGCAATGAGCAACCTTCGGTCTGCGCTGTGCGTTAGaaatcctctctctctcacaccgCCTCCGTTCGCCTCCGCCACCTTCAGCACTCACGGGCACAGGCCGATTTGTTCTAGAACTTCTTGGAACTTTCCACACCGTTCGCGAGACTGCCGTGGTCCGACCTGGGTCTCGAGGGTCCTTCCGCGGGCTGTGTTACGACGGCCGATCGCGTTTCGCACCAACTTTCACGAGCGCCGACTTGGTTGGAAGtgcgaaaatcaatttttctcTCCAGTTTTCCCCAGCTGCACCAAGTACCAAGTTGGCCGTgtttttcgcctttttgcgGAGAGAAGCTTTTGACAGCTAGCTGACGATTTGTTGACTTGCGACGATGACTAAAAGGCCTCTGCACACTGAATGCGTAACTTAACGAGCGGAGTGTAACTTAGCGAGCACCGCGTAGAAAACGTGTTGTCTTGCGTGGGATTGTATGGGGCACTTCACATCGGTTGTCGAACTTCACtgatgatttgattttcttcaatttctcAATGCttcaattcttttttttcttcaattttttgatgatttgattttttacagattatttgtgttcaTATTTACAAGTTCAAAAAACAGAGTGAGTTTTGGTGCGATAATTAAAATAGTTGCATGATGAGCTTGTGTTTGTATTACAACTCGCCAACCACTGGGAAAGGTCCTTAGAGGTTACACTACGCTCGTTAAGTTACGCAGTCAGTGTGCAGAGACTTTTAATTGTGACACAGGGTGCCCAGTGGTGTGCGTTTCACTCGCCCGGGTTCGAGGCTCGCACGCCATCGAAACGACGAAATGGAGCTGTTCAATTAACAGTTTAGGGATTGAGCAAGACAAGTGAGTTATACATATGAATGTGCGGTGCCGTATTTCGGCGGCAGATTGATTCCGCCACCGGTAGCTCCCGGTAGCTACTGACGGGACGGGTACGACTGACAACAACCACTAGGGTCGCCCTGACCAAGAATGTGACCCAAAAAACACAGATCCCAAACGCCTAGAACGATTGACAGAAACGGGTTTGAGAAAAGAGTAGTGAAAATCGGGTGCAATGTTTACCGCGTTTGGCCGTGCACTGCTTTTGGCCCTTCCGCGCGCGGCATATGGTGCCGCCAATCCCATTTTAGTCCGGCCGGGTGTGCGGCAATAGTGTGTGCAAGGTGCTCCGTCCGCAGGTTCTTCCATGCGGATCGTCCGTGCGAAAGGGTCCCGAAGCAGCACCCCGAAGGAATATTTGTCACAGGACGACGCGCGGCGGCACAGGCATCCGGGTTCGATTGTTACGAGTTCTGCTGGCCGTTTAAGGCCACTGTTGTGCtgggtgcgcgcgcgtctgTATTTGTGGCCTGTCATTGTGCATTGGCCGCCGCAAGACAAGAGTGTttgaatcaataaaacattaaccCATTCACAACCCTTCGACGGAtattccggtccggttgcgATCCGGTTCCATGCTTGTTGTGCTTCTTTGATCGGCCCGCCCgtgtccctgtgtgtgtgggtgagcGGACACACGCAACGTGCAACGTTGGTGTTAGTTAAAAGCGATTCTTATTGTACATTGGATGCGTATTACAAAGCGCGTGTTCTTAACCCTCTCGGGCGCCACTGAATGAGTGCTTTGTGACGAaggagccgaagccgaagcaaaGCGGAGCTCGAAAGAACATCACAGCCACCCGGAAGGAACAATGGAAGCTAAGCACCACATTCCGCGCGGCCTCACGCATGggacctgctgctgatggttatTTCTTTCGCTCGTCGCAAAATCGCACCCGAATCCTACTCTTCAAAGGATCCACCAATCGGTGGGTGTATCCGGGGCCAACGGCCATGTTTCCGTAACCCGTTCCCGAGGACGGTTTGTGGCGACGGAGGCGCGTTGTGTTTTCAAGtgcgggcgcgcacacacattgAACAGAGTGTCTCCGTGTATTGGGTGCGCAACACGACCACACTAAATCGGCGTTCGGTTGTGTCCGCGTTTGATCAgtcgacggtcggtcgggatgCGCTCCGGAAGGACACACACGGGTGAACGGGTGTGCGGTTACTTTGTTACTTCCGCCGTTTGTTGGCATTGTTTACCGAACGGATGCGGCTAGACAGTGagcgcacgacgacgacgacgatcgccgcGAGTGTCAGGTGTAACGGAGTGATTTAAGAAACAAACAAGATCACCGGTGTGCGGCATCGCAACACACTAATCGGTGTTGGCCGGACCCGGGTGGAACTTTTACACAAAGGATACGGTCGCTTAGCTacacagcagccgccgccgccgcttcgaAACAATGTCTCGCAGCAGTCAACGCTTGCTTAAACGCAAATCCCTTGTCCCGTAAGTATAGTGTCGCCAGGATGGATGTATCGTAATCGTCCGACCCGTTTTTACTTACAGTAGGCCTCCGTCTCATAGCAACACAATAGCGCGCGATGGCCGAGAGAGTCGTCACGTTTCCGGTCAAGAGTGGTGcggttttcttctttgctGTGTTTCTGTCGAGCGGCGCAGCACGGCAAACAGAAGAGGACACGCGGGTGGGGGGAATAACAAGAACGGGTTCAAAAACAACGCGTTGGTGTTGGCCGGTGTAAAGTGTGCGTAATACGAGCGAcgcggcaccgcaccgcacgaagAGACCACAAAAGAGTATCctcgcgtgcgtgtgtgtgagtgcatTGTTTCGTCCGCCCTCAACCCGGTCCGCTCTATTATTGCGCACCTTTTCGTCTGCGATgcttttctcgctctcgcgccaGTTCTTCAATGGCCCCCCGGTGAGTGGGGGCTCTGTCAATGGGAAGTGTACTATGTGTATACTTTCTACACGCGACCGGCGTCTCGTGTCCGCTGCGCAtatgatgtgtgtgtgtgtgtgtgtgcggttgatCGGCGGCCGTCTCTGGAGAGCATAATTGACcttgccgcgcgcgcacggcggTGGCTTTGTGTCGCGAGCGAAGTACCGCCGATCGCCGCACACTAACTAGGCTCCGGTGTATTAGTGTGCGCAAGGCTGACGTGATTGTGTTTACGTTTTCTGCTGGTTACTCATTCGTATACCTCCTGCGATCAAGCACATGCGCCTTCAGCGCAGCGTCAAAGCAACCTTTATTACCCGGCGGTGGCTCCATTGTTGAAGCTCATGAGTTTAATTGTCTTTTTATGCCTTCTTTACGCCATGTCCAGCGATTCGCGCAACCTATGCCGCCTGTGTCTGTCGAAGGAACGGAAGCTAACACGATTTTTCTCCAGCGAGCATGGGATCGACAACGATCTACTGCGGAAGATCTACGACTGCACGACGGTGGAGGTAAATAGTGATGATCTCCATGCTTTTGTCTTTCACAAATCACATTAACATTCCCTCGCTTCCAGGTGGATCATTTTGATGTGTTTCCAGTGGCCATCTGTTCGCTTTGCGAGCAGCAGCTCAGCGATTGGTACCGGTTCCGGGAAAAGTGTGTCGAAAATGATACCATTCTGCACAATCTGTTCGGCATGGAGCGGAGTCGCAAAGCGGCGCATCGGGACATCGGTCGGTTCTCGGTCGGTGATAAACTGAACCCGCCGGCAGAACCAACACTGCAGTACGCCAGTGAAATCGACGAGGAAGATGGCGAAGTACGCAGCGAGCAACCCAATGGGccggcgatcgtcgtcgcGCCAGTCGACGAAACGGAACCATCATCCACCACACAGACGACGGTTCCCGAAACTCCCGAATCGATGGTGAGCATTGCCTTGACTCAACTGtcgacgctcggtgtgcgtCCTCGTAAGGATCCGGACGACCCGGAGCCCGTAACCTCGACACCTTCTTCCTCGATGGGCATGAttcgtgtggccaaaaatctgctcgccagccagcagcaccagcttcaccagctgcagcagctgcagcagctgcagcagcagcagcagcagcagcagcagcagcaacagcagcaacagcagcaacatcagcagcagcagaacgaagGAACAACAACCCTGCATGGTATTATGCCTCCAATGGCGCTCGATCATGTGCGGCACCTTTCGGCACACAAACTGATGGGTCTGTCGGTGCAACTGGAAGACGGTCGCTTCCAGTGTATGGTGTGCAAGCGCACGTTCCGCAACGCTTACACCCTGAAGCGCCATCTGAAGCTCCACACGGAGGAGAACCTGTACGAGTGCGAGTACTGTGGGAAGCGGTTCAACGATCGGTCCAACTGGAAGATCCACCAGCGGGCCCACACCGGGGACAACCTGTACAACTGCCTGGTTTGCCTGAAGAGCTTCATATCGCCCTCGACGCTCAAGTACCATCGGCGggcccaccggaagctgcgATCGTTCGATTGTCGCGTTTGCCAGGAATCGTTCATCGAGTACGAGGAGCTCGAGGCCCATATGCGTGATGCGCACCGGGGTGTCGCGCTGGAAGACCTGCAGATGGACGAACCGCTGCTCGATGCGGCCAATTTCGTCAAGATTGAGCTCGAAgacgaggagcagcagcagcagcagcagcagcagctgggcaCGACGCAGGAACCGCGGAACACTGCCGACAGTAGCGGTCTACTCGTGACCGGAAGTGACATCGAAGAGGGTGACGAAGGTGAAGAGGAGAGCGGCCACGGGAGGAGAGACGGAGAGTGTCGCCTAGTGGGGGAGTCCAGTGAGGAGGCCCAAAGGCATCCACCGCATCACCCACATCCACTTCCGGAACCCGGTGACGAGCAGATGATACTGGATGGATCGCGGCGGGAACCGTTGGCCACGGAAACTGCTGCCGACATACCGATCCCGGTGCAGCCACCGGTGGACATCAAACAGGAGCTTCCCGACGGCGTAAAGCAGGAACCGTTCGATGAAGACATGATCGTGACCGATCCTCGCGAGCTACTAATGATGGAGGAAGCTTCGGAGGGCCAAGAGGAGGAAAAAGAGGTAAGGTAGTGTTTGCCTGCCGAGTAGTCGATTCTAATTCCCCTCGTCCCCATTGCAGTCCAACCGAGGCACCGTAATACTGTTCCGGTGTGATTACTGCATGCAGATATTCCACTTTCTCGATGACCTCAACGCCCACATGGAGCTGCACAACGGTGCGAACGGGTCCAATcagaacggtggtggtgtcgtgCTCGGGTCGGCCGCTGCCATCCCGCAGCATCAGGCGCAGACGGTGGCCCCCGATGGGCGACCACCTTCGCTGCTGAAACCACTGATGCTTCGGAATGTCGGCACAAGTGAACACGGCAGTTCCTCGATGGTCACTGGCGTCACTGGCGCAACTCGGCTGCACCCGATGCACGGCAACATGCAGATCGTGTATCACTCCACGCAGGCGGACATACGAccggcgccggcaccggcgaccaATCGAACCCCCGATTGTCCGCAGCCACTGTTGTTTCTGTCACCGACAGCAAACGGAGCCGGTGGGTTGAAACGGCGCCACTCGTTCGAACCGGATGTGGCCGATCTGATGAACGTGACGCCCCCGGAGCACCAGTGCACCAAGTGTTCGAAGCGGTTCCGCACCGAGGAGCTGCTGCGCGTGCACGAAGCGACCCACGAGAACGACGCGCTGGTCAATCGGGTCCGCAGCTGCCGGATTTGCAACAAGGTGTTCAAGTGTGAGCTCAATTTGCAGGCGCACATgcgcaaacacaacacaacgcaccACACACTCAAGATCAAGTTCTCCGGCTCGAGCGGGGACGATGACCAGCACCCCGAAGGTagcggtggcgccggtggtggccctgGCGATGGTGCCCGCAGTGGCAGCGAATCCGCTTCTTCCTCTAGCGCCGGAGAAAATGAAGGCGGTTCGAAAGAGGAtcggcaaccggcggccgaagcggccgatggtggtgcgTCTTCGGAATCGCTCGGCGACAGTGAAGGCGAACTGGGACTTACATCCTCCGAATCGTCCTCCGGCAATGGATCGCTaggggcggtggcggctgcggtggcCGCAGCAGGACGGAAAGGCCCGGTGCGAAAGTGTGAAATTTGTGCCATCAGCTTCGACGATGCGACGTACCTCGAGCAGCACGTGCTGAGCCACTTTGCGCGCAACGAGGCGGTCTCGTTCATCCCGTCCGCCGACCGGCCGTTCAAGTGTACCGAGTGCCACAAGCGGTTCAAGAGAAAAGACTATCTGCTCATCCACATCCGGACGCACACGGGCGAACGGCGCTACAAGTGTGACCTCTGCTCGAGCGCCTTCGTGCACCCGTCCAACCTGATCACGCACCGGAAGCTGCACTCGAACGAGCGGCCCCACAAGTGCGACCTGTGCAAGGCCACCTTCAAGCTGTACGCTGGCCTGAAGATCCATCGGAGGCGCTGTGTGATGAAAAACTTGTCCGATAGCTTCTCcttcggcgacgacggtgcagCGTCGAGCGCGGAAACTGATCCAAACGCAGCAGCCGGAACGTCAGTGCGTCTGGTCCAATCGGCGGGCCGACTCTCACTGTAGTCCTCTCACCCCGTGGGGTGTCACATCTCTCTATTGTAACTGTAAATATTTTTGCGCCGGACGCGCCCCCGGACGGGAAACATGACGTGACGTTTCGCCCGGACAGGCGGCTGGCATCCTCCTAAGCTAGAGGTTCCTACACTGCGCACTGTGAGTGGCAAAAGCGGAAGATGATAAGTCTGATTAATTAGCTTGTCCTCGGTAGGTGGTCGGCTGAGGCTTAGAACCACGGTCACTTCCTTTTTGCGCTTTTATTTCTCTTTTGGTTTCGTATAGCGCCATTGGCTGCCATCACAGCGATCCCAGTCTCTTGTTTGATAAGAAATCCTCGCCCACCAAGTGAGTTATATTCATGTGCCGTAGTAGATAGTCGAATCCGATAGCAAACCCGCGTTTTGTATTCGTATCAGGTATTATTGGttaagcgaaacaaaattgtCCAAACCTTGTCTAATGCCCCTGTAGAGGACCCCTAGCGACGTAGATAATAGTATATATCATATAGTATAACTAGGTATTTTGCAGCGTGAACCCACGCTAAGTAGAGTAAAActatgttttcctttcctccCCCGTCGTCATTGGCAATACGTCAGTCAACAACCGGTGTGACCTCTCGTCTCCGTGTAGACTCTTCCCACCTGGGAGATTCCGGCGTAGGTTTTAAGGGGACATTTCCTGTCTGTTTcgattaattttctttcgagGCCATCATATttctgcacacacactcacacacgcataTACATAGAATTACGATGCATTTTCTTTACGAATGTACACGCTTAGGACTCCAAGATGGGGTAGAGCCATGAACGAGTACACTAACCTTTCAGCCGGTTCGGGCAGAAAGAATTCGGCCAACACTGGGGAGATGTTTGGTGATGTTTCGAAAACATGTACACCTCCTCCGGTGTTCGCTGGCGATCGCTTCGTGCGATCGCGTGCACAAAGCAAGAAGAGAATGTACAACAAACACAATACAAAATAGAAGAAAACAGCGAGAGTTGTAGTCGGTGAACGAAAGCAACAAATCTTAAATGAAGTTAAGTATTAAGTAAACAGGGAGCGGCCAGAGCAGAGGGATGCACGATGCCTGCCAGAGTAGCCCTTTGCTGCGGGCCCTCGACTTATGGAAGTTTGAAATTACTTACGCGAATCTACAAAAATGCCATAGGAAGGAAGCGATGAAAGAATCGAATAAAGATGTAAACTATAcgcgcgctgtgtgtgttattttgcTCACAGAAAAGTCCCCAAAATGAAATATCACCAACGATCAAAAATCACCAACGTTCAAAATCACGTTACGGAGCGTTACGGAGCGTGACATAGCAGTAACGCATGACAATGTTTACACGCCggtctctcgctcactcaatCCAGCTGTTGTCTCTTTCTCCCGTTCTTTGGCaggtttgtgttgtgttccgtgttccgtcaCGACGCCTTTTCTTCGCCGGGTCTTTTTGTTGGAAAACATCGCTCACAAACAATTGCGCAATCGCAAACAGTGCTCCACAACGACACGGTCACGCACACATCCATATGTCTCACATTATCTCGTGAAAGAGCCCAATGAAAACACAATCCGTGTCCGTACGGGGAGAGCGGAATTCAGTTATCGACACAGTTTCGGTGGAGACGCACGGACAACGGGCAAGCAGCTCTTCCGAGTATAGAAACGCAAAAAGACTGAGAACGACTTCGACCGGTTCGTTTCCGGTGGGAAAGAAGTGAAACAATCGGCAATCGGCTGTCCAGTTCCTGTGTCCTGGGTCTGGCTGCAATGGGTGTTCGTGCGGTGCTGCTGTGTCCAGCTGGGGTATGCCGGTGAATCTGTTACGTCTGTCGTTCACCTTCCATTCTGCTGCACCGTGTAAGCCCGAGGGGCACGGACAGGGGCGGGCCAAATCTCTCTGACGGCAAGCGGCTTTCGCGGAACGCCCTTCAACAACCCCCCCGGTTCTACGGTGGACGACCAACGGCGGGCATTCACCATGTCGGTGGtcagcggtggtggcctcgGCGGATCAGcatc
Coding sequences within it:
- the LOC128268619 gene encoding DNA-directed RNA polymerases I, II, and III subunit RPABC5 encodes the protein MIIPVRCFTCGKVIGNKWEAYLGLLQAEYTEGDALDALGLKRYCCRRMLLGHVDLIEKLLNYAPLEK
- the LOC128278439 gene encoding zinc finger protein 628-like, producing MSRSSQRLLKRKSLVPDSRNLCRLCLSKERKLTRFFSSEHGIDNDLLRKIYDCTTVEVDHFDVFPVAICSLCEQQLSDWYRFREKCVENDTILHNLFGMERSRKAAHRDIGRFSVGDKLNPPAEPTLQYASEIDEEDGEVRSEQPNGPAIVVAPVDETEPSSTTQTTVPETPESMVSIALTQLSTLGVRPRKDPDDPEPPPMALDHVRHLSAHKLMGLSVQLEDGRFQCMVCKRTFRNAYTLKRHLKLHTEENLYECEYCGKRFNDRSNWKIHQRAHTGDNLYNCLVCLKSFISPSTLKYHRRAHRKLRSFDCRVCQESFIEYEELEAHMRDAHRGVALEDLQMDEPLLDAANFVKIELEDEEQQQQQQQQLGTTQEPRNTADSSGLLVTGSDIEEGDEGEEESGHGRRDGECRLVGESSEEAQRHPPHHPHPLPEPGDEQMILDGSRREPLATETAADIPIPVQPPVDIKQELPDGVKQEPFDEDMIVTDPRELLMMEEASEGQEEEKESNRGTVILFRCDYCMQIFHFLDDLNAHMELHNGANGSNQNGGGVVLGSAAAIPQHQAQTVAPDGRPPSLLKPLMLRNVGTSEHGSSSMVTGVTGATRLHPMHGNMQIVYHSTQADIRPAPAPATNRTPDCPQPLLFLSPTANGAGGLKRRHSFEPDVADLMNVTPPEHQCTKCSKRFRTEELLRVHEATHENDALVNRVRSCRICNKVFKCELNLQAHMRKHNTTHHTLKIKFSGSSGDDDQHPEGSGGAGGGPGDGARSGSESASSSSAGENEGGSKEDRQPAAEAADGGASSESLGDSEGELGLTSSESSSGNGSLGAVAAAVAAAGRKGPVRKCEICAISFDDATYLEQHVLSHFARNEAVSFIPSADRPFKCTECHKRFKRKDYLLIHIRTHTGERRYKCDLCSSAFVHPSNLITHRKLHSNERPHKCDLCKATFKLYAGLKIHRRRCVMKNLSDSFSFGDDGAASSAETDPNAAAGTSVRLVQSAGRLSL
- the LOC128268612 gene encoding BAG domain-containing protein Samui; protein product: MSSQQESSSQQQPQVRHIPIYVEGRSEPLLNTSPKSQPSSAHPSAQPSSHAHVPPHPSAGGDSSLPDDLFKQNSIFDRDRDIPVRSAFSTPFFKREPSPGASRTSPFPDMASHVPHMNTNVPRGSSIPRQTPSPPTAAGASQAHHHHSKQPQQPSTTYHQQFPPQRHPQQQQPQPQPAPPAYHSEPQQAAPPAPQPPMTGYDQPDSRPKPPPPVNDPTSKISRIQQDVTAIFDLVEKFKGSKEGKKDKTYIYLDEMLTQNLLKLDSIDVGDQPQIKSSRKAAIRSITTCIGVLEQKAEAGALEAAAPVGSSSSITGRNEATANGIDPPQAGMNGLEQHAADKSASNTSISHSSSNSSQQQQPIDDAKQ
- the LOC128268614 gene encoding uncharacterized protein LOC128268614; protein product: MNAESSPSVCRCCSTALRESTDPSIDLLKCPEINRMLKQLYPSKDVPGDEHKLICMACYLNALGHSNFVAEYRQKRKTFRMNQLVLYSQTCPSPPPPLAQTLVADDDNKSDDGDENANTEEISPQISVESSENFLGFSDPNDVPDNEEQPTTVEEPSNDEVVASDRASTSTNAKNGPPIMELRPVLVDCLKTPMYLESLAPVTVTVDPAHPKITRYLCGKCFAIFDHLTGLRVHEKHNRCHLSCRYCLTRLREGKKHRCEPQEKYAPVLPLVRGNRNRRRRSEAAVDLTSFDESTDPDDSSDSDEM